Proteins co-encoded in one Chitinispirillales bacterium ANBcel5 genomic window:
- the hisD gene encoding histidinol dehydrogenase yields MAKRNEIPIVEINSDAGKRFMHLIESARKKRDKEVNGAVSAVLEAVQKRGDEALFEFTEKFDRRKLDASTVRLQQEEIAESAQSASPKLKEAIREAAKRIEQYHKEQGGKGFTITTDESTLSQVIKPLKRVGLYVPGGYTVYPSTVLMNVIPATIAGVQEVVAVTPPRDTLDPGIAYALHYLEVNEVYRIGGAQAIAALAYGTESIRAVDKIVGPGNSYVTEAKRMVYGSVDIDSVAGPSEVVVIADQSADPTFVALDLLAQAEHGSGDETAICITESKTVAENVARATLEEIGRSPAKETLEKLPAHAITIFLTSSRTETIELSDSIAPEHLQIITENAHEDLKQINNASAIFLGPHTPVAMGDYMAGTNHVLPTGGAARYASPLGVDSFQKRISVAEMTPEGLKHVAPFLSVFARSEAFVHHALSVERRVGM; encoded by the coding sequence ATGGCTAAGAGAAACGAGATTCCAATTGTTGAGATAAACAGTGATGCTGGCAAACGGTTTATGCACCTCATTGAATCTGCCCGAAAAAAGCGGGATAAAGAGGTAAACGGTGCTGTTTCTGCGGTGCTTGAAGCGGTTCAGAAAAGAGGGGATGAGGCCCTGTTTGAATTCACTGAGAAGTTTGACCGTCGAAAACTCGATGCTTCAACCGTACGCTTACAACAAGAGGAGATTGCGGAAAGTGCACAGTCTGCTTCACCAAAACTTAAAGAGGCGATCAGGGAAGCGGCAAAAAGAATAGAACAGTACCATAAAGAACAGGGTGGTAAAGGCTTCACCATTACAACTGATGAAAGCACACTTAGCCAGGTAATAAAGCCTCTTAAAAGGGTAGGGCTCTATGTTCCCGGCGGTTATACCGTGTATCCTTCTACAGTATTGATGAATGTGATTCCGGCCACAATAGCAGGGGTGCAGGAAGTTGTTGCTGTTACTCCTCCAAGAGATACCCTTGACCCTGGGATCGCCTATGCTCTTCACTACCTTGAAGTGAACGAAGTGTACAGAATCGGTGGGGCTCAGGCTATTGCTGCTCTTGCGTATGGTACAGAGTCGATACGTGCGGTAGATAAGATTGTAGGGCCGGGCAATAGTTATGTAACCGAAGCAAAAAGAATGGTGTATGGCAGTGTCGATATCGATTCGGTGGCTGGTCCAAGTGAGGTGGTGGTTATTGCAGACCAAAGCGCTGATCCCACATTTGTGGCGCTCGACTTACTTGCACAGGCAGAGCACGGCTCAGGGGATGAAACCGCTATTTGTATCACCGAAAGCAAAACCGTTGCAGAGAATGTGGCCAGGGCTACACTGGAAGAGATCGGCCGCTCTCCGGCAAAAGAAACACTTGAGAAATTACCCGCACACGCTATAACTATCTTTTTAACCTCTTCAAGAACCGAAACGATTGAGCTTTCAGATAGCATCGCACCAGAACATCTTCAGATAATCACCGAAAATGCCCATGAAGATTTAAAACAGATAAATAATGCATCAGCAATTTTTCTGGGTCCACACACTCCCGTAGCAATGGGAGATTACATGGCAGGCACTAATCATGTGCTACCAACCGGTGGTGCTGCCAGATATGCATCTCCTCTTGGTGTTGATAGTTTCCAAAAAAGGATTTCTGTTGCAGAGATGACACCTGAAGGATTAAAGCACGTTGCACCATTTCTGTCTGTATTTGCCAGATCAGAAGCCTTTGTTCACCATGCTTTAAGTGTTGAGAGACGCGTGGGTATGTAA
- the rseP gene encoding RIP metalloprotease RseP, translated as MEVIFTIIVGLIVLGILVFVHESGHFIAAKACKITVLTFSLGFGSALLKRKKGDTEYRISVIPFGGYVRMKGSSPEESSGASDEYNSKPLWQRAIVAIAGPAANFLFAIFLLWVAYIHGIERPLFIDDPTIGAVRPQSPAQQAGFRAGDSIIAIDNQTIESWEDIQTHLLKRHEQYIFTVIRNHLLEKEIRFQPQFEDNNPTAGIEPVFPPVLGEIRPESPAEQAGLTPFDTIIHIENDTIISFQQMVFIVNELGEKQDSISIVLKRNETYLTKHLSPVYDSSYQRFVLGAQAAPPQTRHISYGVLPSIPMAFERSYEFTTLIFRAVGLLVTGGASVDEMAGPVGIVQLSGQAARQDVSSIMVFMAVIGINLAIINLLPLVITDGGVLLFIGLEAIRGKPLSPKTQEQINKIAVLFFLGLFLLLIFVDFRRIFS; from the coding sequence ATGGAAGTGATATTTACCATAATAGTAGGACTTATCGTTCTTGGGATTTTAGTTTTTGTTCATGAATCAGGGCATTTCATTGCAGCAAAGGCCTGTAAAATAACAGTTCTTACCTTCTCCCTGGGCTTTGGCTCTGCTCTGCTTAAAAGGAAAAAGGGTGACACAGAATACCGAATCAGTGTTATTCCTTTTGGTGGCTATGTGCGTATGAAGGGAAGTAGCCCCGAAGAGAGCAGCGGAGCTTCAGATGAATACAACTCAAAGCCCCTGTGGCAGCGGGCAATTGTTGCCATTGCAGGACCGGCGGCTAATTTTCTGTTTGCCATCTTTTTGCTCTGGGTCGCCTATATTCATGGTATCGAGCGTCCACTTTTTATCGATGACCCTACTATTGGTGCTGTTAGGCCCCAGTCCCCGGCCCAGCAAGCAGGGTTTCGAGCAGGTGATAGTATCATCGCTATAGATAATCAAACTATTGAATCCTGGGAAGATATTCAGACACATCTGCTCAAACGCCATGAACAGTACATTTTTACCGTCATTAGAAATCACCTCCTGGAAAAAGAGATCAGATTCCAACCTCAGTTTGAAGACAATAACCCCACTGCCGGAATCGAACCGGTATTTCCTCCCGTACTAGGGGAAATCCGGCCTGAATCTCCCGCTGAGCAAGCAGGGCTTACTCCCTTTGACACAATTATTCATATAGAGAACGATACTATCATATCATTTCAGCAAATGGTTTTCATTGTGAACGAACTTGGTGAAAAGCAGGATTCCATATCCATTGTGTTAAAGCGAAACGAAACCTACTTAACTAAACACCTTTCACCGGTGTATGATAGTTCTTATCAGAGATTTGTACTGGGTGCTCAGGCTGCTCCTCCTCAAACCCGGCACATTAGCTATGGAGTACTGCCTTCCATTCCCATGGCTTTTGAAAGAAGCTACGAATTCACCACACTCATTTTCAGAGCTGTTGGCTTACTGGTAACGGGCGGAGCGTCGGTGGATGAGATGGCGGGACCTGTTGGCATAGTGCAACTTTCAGGGCAGGCAGCCAGGCAAGATGTCTCATCGATTATGGTTTTCATGGCTGTCATTGGTATTAATCTGGCAATTATTAATCTTTTACCCCTTGTGATCACTGACGGGGGTGTATTACTCTTTATTGGCCTGGAAGCAATACGGGGAAAACCCCTTTCTCCAAAAACTCAGGAACAAATCAATAAAATTGCTGTTCTTTTCTTTCTTGGGCTCTTCTTACTGCTGATTTTTGTAGATTTCAGACGAATCTTCTCCTGA
- a CDS encoding SpoIIE family protein phosphatase: MQKRKDRFSALNNNKQDLFIQKNSSEDTVEETMTENHQADMSMSRAVQAALIPSFFPAVQELDICSFYLPAAPQRGDAYDVIKLSEKLFAFLIFDVTGKGIASTLLSSLSRVLFSKYLRANTPPGIVLKRVNEELTASLNTKDYLTAFLGYLNLDNHTLTFSNAGHAHPVVYKSESGELVELTTQSTPVALFQESYFEDQSIVLEQNDLIFLFTDGLYGIYSTTPNHGRKKLQENICHFAKKGSPRALINHLKSSAKATKRPLCDDISAVAIKLQPDSAKIFLKKQLGFAPADHVHIHFIRYFEDMDQSVSTVLTAMDNTGFSDSSIRKMKISLSELIVNAIMHGNKRDFSKKVVIGYTVEKHRIDISILDEGKGFDPDSVPDPTLPENILKDCGRGIYIARHYCDDLRFNSSANRVTITKFLHTDKDEE, encoded by the coding sequence ATGCAAAAAAGAAAAGATCGTTTTTCAGCTCTTAACAACAATAAACAGGATCTCTTTATCCAGAAGAATTCCTCTGAAGATACTGTTGAAGAGACAATGACTGAAAATCACCAGGCAGACATGTCCATGTCCAGGGCTGTTCAGGCAGCATTAATCCCCTCGTTTTTCCCTGCCGTGCAAGAGTTGGATATCTGCTCATTCTATTTACCCGCAGCTCCTCAGCGAGGAGATGCTTATGATGTTATAAAGCTTTCAGAGAAACTCTTTGCATTTCTTATCTTCGATGTAACAGGTAAAGGGATCGCCTCTACCCTCTTATCATCATTAAGCAGAGTTTTGTTTTCAAAGTATCTTCGTGCTAACACTCCCCCAGGAATAGTTTTAAAAAGGGTTAATGAAGAACTCACAGCGAGCTTAAATACCAAAGACTATCTTACTGCTTTTTTGGGATATCTTAACCTTGACAATCACACCCTAACCTTTTCAAACGCCGGACATGCTCATCCCGTTGTCTACAAAAGTGAGTCGGGTGAACTGGTAGAGCTTACAACCCAAAGTACCCCGGTTGCCCTTTTTCAGGAAAGTTATTTTGAAGATCAAAGCATAGTTCTTGAACAAAATGACTTGATTTTTCTATTCACAGACGGGCTGTATGGCATCTATAGTACTACACCAAACCATGGACGAAAAAAACTTCAGGAAAACATTTGTCATTTCGCAAAAAAAGGTTCGCCGCGAGCACTGATAAATCACCTAAAGAGTAGTGCTAAGGCTACAAAGAGGCCCCTGTGTGATGATATATCCGCTGTTGCCATTAAACTGCAGCCTGATTCTGCAAAAATTTTCCTGAAAAAACAATTAGGCTTTGCTCCTGCAGATCATGTTCATATACACTTTATCAGATATTTTGAAGATATGGATCAGTCCGTTTCTACAGTGCTTACAGCAATGGATAACACCGGCTTTAGTGACAGCTCTATAAGAAAAATGAAAATATCCCTCTCAGAGTTGATTGTAAACGCCATTATGCATGGCAATAAAAGGGATTTCTCCAAAAAAGTGGTGATAGGCTACACTGTAGAAAAGCACAGAATCGATATCTCTATTCTCGATGAAGGAAAGGGTTTTGACCCTGACTCTGTTCCCGACCCAACTTTGCCCGAAAACATATTAAAGGACTGCGGACGGGGGATATATATTGCGCGTCACTACTGCGATGATCTACGTTTCAATAGTAGTGCAAACAGAGTGACCATCACAAAATTCTTACATACAGATAAGGATGAAGAGTGA
- the coaE gene encoding dephospho-CoA kinase (Dephospho-CoA kinase (CoaE) performs the final step in coenzyme A biosynthesis.) — MKIGIAGYSGSGKTSAASYLCDTIDCELIDGDVEAKVIMNSNDSIKRKIKASFGPACVINNTIDFKTLSDQVFRSVSELRALNSIVHPQLIAHLKERIEQSKCKNVILDAALIPLWNAERWFDQCVWISASKDVRLERLKKKIPTLPEGMIINRLTIQESLFSPTSDELWTVIENNSYFGYLKKRLDEFYRSVIKSDKVRYNK; from the coding sequence GTGAAAATAGGGATTGCCGGATATAGCGGATCAGGAAAAACCAGTGCCGCTTCATACCTTTGCGACACAATTGACTGCGAGCTGATAGACGGTGACGTTGAAGCAAAAGTAATCATGAACAGTAATGATTCCATTAAAAGGAAAATTAAAGCTAGCTTCGGACCGGCTTGTGTTATCAATAACACTATCGATTTTAAAACTTTATCTGACCAGGTTTTTAGATCTGTAAGCGAGCTTAGGGCATTAAACAGCATTGTTCATCCCCAGCTAATTGCTCATCTCAAAGAGCGTATTGAGCAATCAAAGTGTAAAAATGTAATACTTGATGCAGCACTAATTCCTTTGTGGAATGCTGAACGTTGGTTTGATCAATGTGTTTGGATTAGTGCTTCAAAAGATGTTAGATTAGAACGTCTTAAAAAGAAAATTCCTACCTTACCCGAAGGCATGATCATTAATCGGCTTACTATTCAGGAATCTCTTTTTTCCCCAACATCCGATGAGCTGTGGACTGTAATTGAAAACAATAGTTATTTTGGCTACCTTAAAAAAAGGTTAGATGAGTTTTATCGTAGCGTAATTAAATCAGATAAAGTTAGGTACAACAAATGA
- a CDS encoding sugar transferase: MIKQHSSFIKQLIAGIDCIFIFAAFYLSYNFTGLNRNLLPFNSYWIMSAGFCFFYLYFAWTRSLFSILDFNWIQSLYSKLSVIFLSSGILGAAVLYLVPENRNSRYLYITFVSFSFILISFQKTVLKIAITYIRRSNRNVSPVVFFGHGKKAAQIYHDITTHPEWGMKVVERLYVTTPPRHFESILKNKYIEEILFCIPKDFHKDGFSLEPYLNICDEMGRPARIFLNLPGDSPSSQWEYQSFLEHSTLISHSFQFDPDQLLFKRLFDIAGSCVGMFFFLITFPFFAVTIKLTSRGPVFFRQIRVGKRGKRIVVYKYRSMIANAEEKKDTLKSCNECEGAIFKLKNDPRVTRFGFLMRKFSLDELPQFINVLKGEMSLVGTRPPTPEEVQMYCNWHHRRISIKPGLTGLWQVSGRNKITDFNKIVKLDLKYIDNWSIWLDVKIILKTIPVLFKTDHAY, from the coding sequence GTGATCAAGCAGCATTCTTCATTCATAAAACAACTGATTGCAGGGATCGACTGCATTTTTATTTTTGCTGCATTCTATCTAAGCTACAACTTTACCGGTTTGAACAGAAACCTTCTTCCCTTTAACAGCTATTGGATCATGTCAGCAGGGTTCTGTTTCTTTTACCTCTACTTTGCCTGGACCCGTTCTCTTTTTTCTATACTTGATTTCAACTGGATACAGAGCCTTTACAGCAAACTTTCGGTAATCTTTCTTTCATCCGGAATTCTTGGTGCAGCAGTTCTTTACCTTGTGCCCGAAAACAGAAACAGCCGCTATCTGTACATTACTTTTGTTTCATTTTCCTTTATTCTTATCTCCTTTCAAAAAACTGTTTTGAAGATCGCTATCACGTATATTAGACGTAGTAACAGAAATGTTTCTCCTGTTGTTTTCTTTGGCCATGGGAAAAAGGCTGCACAGATTTACCATGATATTACCACGCATCCAGAGTGGGGGATGAAAGTCGTTGAACGACTTTATGTAACCACCCCTCCCCGGCATTTTGAAAGCATCCTTAAAAACAAATACATTGAGGAAATTCTTTTCTGTATCCCCAAAGATTTCCACAAAGATGGTTTTTCTCTGGAGCCGTATTTAAACATTTGTGATGAGATGGGTAGACCGGCAAGAATTTTTCTTAATCTGCCTGGTGACTCTCCCTCATCTCAATGGGAATACCAAAGTTTTCTGGAGCATTCCACCCTTATTTCACACTCCTTCCAATTTGATCCTGATCAGTTGTTATTCAAACGCCTCTTTGATATCGCCGGATCATGTGTCGGTATGTTTTTTTTCCTGATTACCTTTCCCTTTTTTGCTGTCACCATAAAGCTCACCTCCAGGGGCCCTGTTTTTTTTCGCCAAATTCGTGTTGGCAAGAGGGGTAAGCGTATTGTAGTTTATAAGTACCGGTCTATGATTGCCAACGCCGAAGAGAAAAAAGACACCCTCAAATCTTGCAATGAGTGTGAGGGTGCCATTTTTAAACTAAAAAACGACCCAAGAGTTACCCGTTTCGGCTTTTTAATGCGAAAATTCAGTCTGGATGAGTTACCACAGTTTATTAATGTATTAAAAGGGGAAATGTCCCTTGTTGGCACCAGGCCCCCAACTCCCGAAGAAGTACAGATGTATTGTAATTGGCACCACAGAAGAATAAGCATAAAACCCGGGTTAACCGGTTTGTGGCAGGTTAGCGGAAGAAATAAAATTACCGATTTTAATAAGATCGTTAAACTGGACCTTAAATACATAGACAACTGGAGTATATGGCTTGATGTTAAAATCATACTTAAAACCATACCTGTACTGTTTAAGACCGATCACGCCTACTAA
- a CDS encoding YkgJ family cysteine cluster protein → MIDAFEFQKPPLAVPNTAKEVSKEILSQLKFLVKQDNRSCLEQNFKDSFDHILKLFDLYQKLVVENHSDNKTCYKGCQWCCYHWVEDVNSFEAQIIAQYIRNTIPHKIEQIKEQCVSDIECIQNLDSLVSDKIAEENLGDEFDPTFLLLSSFYQLKRPCPLLEKDGLCSIYPVRPLTCRVYMSFSDPGRCKPGHINDSDIPTYILDLEEEANEIIDSLHFKFQRFEDDTSLRSLLLKHL, encoded by the coding sequence ATGATTGATGCTTTCGAGTTCCAAAAACCACCTTTGGCTGTTCCAAACACAGCCAAAGAGGTATCTAAAGAGATACTATCCCAGCTTAAATTTCTTGTGAAGCAAGATAACCGAAGCTGTCTTGAACAAAACTTTAAAGACAGCTTCGATCACATCCTTAAGCTTTTTGATTTATATCAAAAGCTTGTAGTTGAAAATCATTCAGACAACAAAACCTGTTATAAAGGGTGCCAATGGTGTTGTTATCACTGGGTTGAGGACGTTAACTCTTTTGAAGCTCAGATCATTGCTCAGTATATACGTAACACAATTCCCCACAAAATCGAACAAATTAAAGAACAGTGTGTCAGCGATATCGAATGTATACAGAATCTGGACAGTCTAGTTTCGGACAAAATCGCGGAGGAAAACCTTGGTGATGAGTTTGACCCTACATTCCTGCTGCTTTCATCTTTTTACCAGCTAAAACGCCCCTGCCCCCTGCTTGAAAAAGATGGTTTATGCAGTATCTATCCCGTTCGCCCGCTTACCTGCAGAGTGTATATGAGCTTTTCTGATCCCGGGCGATGCAAACCAGGGCATATAAATGATTCAGATATTCCTACCTATATTCTCGACCTTGAGGAGGAAGCAAACGAAATCATCGATTCTTTGCACTTTAAGTTTCAACGATTTGAAGATGACACAAGTTTACGATCTTTACTTTTAAAACACCTGTGA
- a CDS encoding sugar-binding protein, which yields MKKEKTTIAMIIGLSVLLCTNAVYAESTMALIDQDSFIRISTDSIEDEGIIMTSDSARVVSPPLLSILSGDTITYELEVFSQVDSVMLLVHHSMNVTDTLAVLAEGPYRAEWVPGPDFPNHDQLNLRFGYILFHPDSTEIHSPPLAHRWIYRGEEVRRSSSRYISIETLEPDSFTIDGHFDEWGSARVEAIEDKAHFKMLWSSSRLFFAISVRDSSITPGDYVELHIDLHESATPFAGINHRSIRFGPNTRSNTVAPSIDDYRFVVDDSIGVRISREMKWRPQINDTGYTIEAKIPFTVLSDLEFPPRRFGFDVTIMDLDEGEQVPSFYSWSGSIPTNRYSPQGWGRVVLRQAMFPLKLFMVILLIIISIIIIIVVANMIHQKKKEDDYEKMEEEGFSETTENILTIMDRSLSDPHFCIESLAKETSLTTQQITENLEKELGNTFEHMLSFRRITLSKSLMRQPDADLKQIAKECGYENYEAFSCDFSKIMKRSPDVYFKAVLEQLEEERQEEEEDKSTEESSTEK from the coding sequence ATGAAAAAAGAAAAAACCACAATAGCTATGATTATTGGGCTTTCGGTGCTTTTGTGTACCAATGCAGTGTATGCTGAATCTACAATGGCGCTGATCGATCAGGATTCTTTCATTCGTATCTCCACTGATAGCATAGAGGATGAAGGGATCATTATGACTTCGGATAGTGCACGGGTGGTGTCTCCGCCATTACTGAGTATCCTGAGTGGTGATACAATAACTTATGAGCTTGAAGTGTTTAGTCAGGTGGATTCGGTTATGCTTTTGGTTCACCACTCGATGAACGTCACTGATACACTTGCAGTATTAGCTGAGGGACCCTACAGAGCAGAGTGGGTTCCCGGGCCTGATTTTCCAAACCATGATCAGCTTAACCTTCGCTTTGGCTATATTCTTTTTCATCCCGACAGTACAGAAATCCATTCACCACCCTTAGCGCACCGATGGATCTACAGGGGAGAAGAAGTGCGACGTTCTTCCTCAAGATACATAAGTATCGAAACACTGGAGCCCGATTCTTTTACCATTGATGGTCATTTTGATGAGTGGGGATCAGCCAGAGTTGAAGCTATAGAAGATAAGGCGCATTTTAAAATGCTATGGAGTTCTTCAAGGCTCTTTTTTGCTATCTCTGTAAGAGATTCATCGATCACCCCCGGGGATTATGTGGAGTTGCATATAGATTTGCATGAAAGCGCCACTCCTTTTGCAGGGATTAACCATCGCAGTATACGCTTTGGGCCAAATACCAGAAGCAATACTGTAGCCCCCTCAATTGATGATTACCGGTTTGTTGTGGATGACAGTATTGGGGTGCGGATTTCCCGTGAGATGAAATGGCGACCACAGATAAATGACACCGGCTACACAATAGAAGCAAAGATCCCTTTTACTGTACTATCAGATCTTGAGTTCCCGCCCCGAAGATTTGGCTTCGATGTTACCATAATGGATTTGGATGAAGGGGAGCAGGTACCCTCCTTTTACTCCTGGTCCGGTTCGATTCCCACAAACAGATATAGTCCCCAGGGGTGGGGGAGAGTCGTTCTCAGACAGGCCATGTTTCCTCTGAAGCTATTTATGGTGATTCTTTTGATCATAATCTCTATAATTATTATAATCGTTGTTGCGAACATGATTCATCAAAAGAAAAAAGAGGATGATTATGAGAAAATGGAAGAAGAAGGATTTTCCGAGACTACTGAGAATATACTTACGATTATGGACAGATCATTATCTGATCCTCACTTTTGTATAGAAAGCCTTGCTAAGGAAACTTCCTTAACCACTCAGCAGATCACTGAAAATTTAGAAAAGGAGCTGGGAAATACCTTCGAACATATGCTCTCTTTTAGAAGAATTACCCTTTCCAAATCTTTAATGCGCCAACCGGATGCGGATCTAAAGCAGATCGCAAAAGAATGTGGCTATGAAAACTATGAAGCCTTTTCTTGCGATTTTTCCAAAATCATGAAAAGATCCCCTGATGTTTACTTCAAAGCTGTACTGGAACAACTTGAGGAAGAGCGCCAAGAGGAGGAAGAGGACAAATCCACTGAAGAGAGTTCAACAGAAAAATAA